A window from Neoarius graeffei isolate fNeoGra1 chromosome 14, fNeoGra1.pri, whole genome shotgun sequence encodes these proteins:
- the stat5b gene encoding signal transducer and activator of transcription 5B, which produces MALWIQAQQLQGDALHQMQALYGQHFPIEVRHYLAQWIETQPWDAIDVEKQQEEFKAKRLLDSLIQELQRRAEHQMGEDGFLLKIKLGHYATQLKSTYEACPMELVRCIKHILYTEQRLVQEASNVSSAGGGATDATPQKYQQINQMFEELRAMTQETENDLRKLQHSQEYFIIQYQESLRIQAQLSSLASLAPAERVQREASLQSRKATLEAWITREANTLQKYRQDLAEKHQRTLTLLRKQQTVIVDDELIQWKRRQQLAGNGGPPEGSLDILQSWCEKLADMVWQNRQQLRRVDHLTQQLPIPGPTEELLKELNATITDIISALVTSTFIIEKQPPQVLKTQTKFATTVRLLVGGKLNVHMNPPQVKATIINEQQAKALLKNESTRNDSSGEILNNNCVMEYHQTTATLSAHFRNMSLKRIKRSDRRGAESVTEEKFTVLFESQFSVGGNELMFHVKTLSLPVVVIVHGSQDNNATATVLWDNAFSEPGRVPFVVPDKVSWPQLCEALNMKYKSEVQSERGLSEENLVFLAQKAFSSSSNNPEDYRNMTMTWSQFNRESLPGRNFTFWQWFDGVIELMKKHLKAHWNDGAILGFLNKQQAQDMLLSKPNGTFLLRFSDSEIGGITIAWVAENPNKAGERMVWNLMPFTTKDFSIRSLADRISDLNHLLFLYPNQPKDEVFSRYCTPPNSKAVGDGYVKPEIKQVVKVEFASSNPEQSPGNATFMDSSPTITQPGSFPIYPSIGDPILDEGGDFDLDETMDMARQVEEFLSQPSEAQWSRQQS; this is translated from the exons ATGGCATTATGGATCCAGGCTCAGCAGTTACAGGGCGATGCCTTACATCAGATGCAGGCACTCTATGGCCAGCACTTCCCCATAGAAGTACGCCACTACCTCGCTCAGTGGATTGAGACACAGCCTTG GGATGCCATAGATGTGGAGAAGCAGCAGGAGGAGTTTAAGGCAAAGCGTCTGTTGGACAGTTTGATCCAGGAGCTGCAGAGGAGGGCGGAGCATCAGATGGGGGAGGATGGCTTCTTGCTCAAGATCAAACTGGGACATTATGCCACGCAGCtaaag AGCACGTATGAGGCATGTCCAATGGAGTTGGTACGATGTATCAAACACATCCTCTACACGGAGCAGAGACTCGTACAGGAGGCTTCTAAC GTGAGCTCTGCAGGGGGCGGGGCGACAGACGCTACACCTCAGAAATACCAGCAGATCAACCAGATGTTTGAGGAGCTGCGTGCTATGACACAGGAGACGGAGAACGACCTGCGCAAACTCCAGCACAGTCAGGAGTATTTCATCATCCAGTACCAGGAGAGCCTGAGGATCCAGG CTCAGTTGAGTAGTTTGGCAAGTTTGGCGCCAGCAGAGCGTGTGCAGAGAGAGGCGAGTTTGCAGAGCAGGAAAGCTACACTAGAGGCCTGGATAACTCGAGAGGCTAACACACTGCAGAAATAcagacag gacctaGCAGAGAAGCACCAAAGGACTCTGACGTTGTTGAGGAAACAGCAGACGGTGATCGTGGATGATGAACTGATCCAGTGGAAGAGACGACAACAGCTTGCTGGAAATGGGGGACCTCCAGAAGGAAGTCTAGACATCCTGCAGTCCTG GTGTGAGAAATTGGCCGACATGGTTTGGCAAAACCGACAGCAGCTTCGGCGTGTCGATCACCTAACGCAACAGCTCCCTATCCCCGGCCCTACAGAGGAACTGCTCAAAGAACTTAACGCTACCATCACCGACATCATCTCGGCACTCGTCACCAG CACGTTCATCATCGAGAAACAGCCTCCACAGGTGTTAAAAACGCAGACTAAGTTTGCGACGACGGTACGTCTGCTGGTCGGGGGAAAGCTCAACGTCCACATGAACCCCCCACAGGTGAAGGCCACCATCATCAACGAGCAGCAGGCTAAAGCTCTACTCAAAAATGAGAGCACCAGGAA tgacAGTAGTGGAGAAATCCTGAACAACAACTGCGTGATGGAGTATCACCAAACCACAGCCACTCTGAGCGCCCACTTCAGGAACATG TCTCTGAAGCGCATCAAACGCTCGGACAGACGCGGTGCCGAGTCGGTGACGGAGGAGAAGTTCACTGTCCTTTTCGAGTCTCAGTTCAGTGTCGGAGGAAATGAGCTCATGTTTCACGTCAAG ACGTTATCGCTGCCCGTTGTGGTCATCGTGCACGGTAGTCAAGACAACAACGCCACGGCAACCGTGCTGTGGGACAACGCCTTCTCTGAGCCG GGTCGCGTCCCCTTTGTGGTGCCTGATAAGGTGTCCTGGCCACAGCTGTGTGAGGCTctgaatatgaaatataaatcggAGGTGCAGAGCGAGCGGGGATTATCGGAGGAGAACCTGGTGTTCCTCGCACAGAAAGCCTTCAGCAGCTCAAGCAACAACCCTGAGGATTATCGCAACATGACCATGACCTGGTCCCAGTTCAACCGG GAGAGTTTACCAGGTAGGAACTTCACCTTCTGGCAGTGGTTTGATGGAGTCATCGAGCTGATGAAGAAACACCTGAAGGCTCATTGGAATGATGG GGCGATCTTGGGCTTCCTGAATAAACAGCAGGCTCAGGACATGCTGCTGTCCAAACCAAATGGCACCTTCCTGCTGCGCTTCAGCGACTCGGAGATCGGCGGGATCACCATTGCTTGGGTGGCGGAGAACCCCAACAAAGCAG GAGAGAGGATGGTGTGGAACCTGATGCCCTTCACCACAAAAGATTTCTCCATCCGCTCTCTGGCTGACCGCATCAGTGACCTGAACCACCTGCTATTCCTTTATCCCAACCAGCCCAAAGACGAGGTGTTCTCCCGCTACTGCACGCCGCCCAACT CTAAAGCGGTGGGAGACGGCTATGTCAAACCAGAGATCAAACAGGTTGTCAAAGTAGA GTTTGCCTCATCCAATCCTGAGCAATCTCCTGGAAACGCCACCTTCATGGACTCTTCGCCTACCATCACTCAGCCGGGCAGTTTCCCTATCTACCCCTCCAT tggtgatCCGATCCTCGATGAAGGCGGAGATTTCGATCTGGACGAGACAATGGACATGGCCAGACAGGTGGAGGAATTCCTAAGCCAGCCTTCGGAGGCACAGTGGAGCAGACAGCAGTCATGA